From Chaetodon trifascialis isolate fChaTrf1 chromosome 24, fChaTrf1.hap1, whole genome shotgun sequence:
TTTAACCCGGAAACACTCATTCCTGGTGGAAAAATAACATGAACTTATCTCATGCATTTTCGTAAGGATGTTTTTTATCGCCAGCGTGAAACACTCACCACTCTTTGTCCGGATATGAGCAGGAGTCCAACATGTCTGTGTAGATCTTTATCGAGCTCGATCCGATGTAGGGATTTCGGAAAGGAAGCAAAGCAGCGTAAAACTAATTTCAAAAAAAGAACACAATTGAACACAATGGATTTACATGCTGCTTACTTCTCAGGTGTTCGTATAGTTAATAAATATTTTCAGCATAAAGTCATTTCAAAGATACAGTATCACATTGATGAGTATGTCACTTATATTGCCAGCATAAGCAGCTTAATCACCACATATATAAGGTCATGTATCAAATGGTATTTGACGTGACATAATTCACATTTAAAGGTGACTGAATGACTGATTTTAAGTCACACAGTTAATTTATGGTTATTGACTTGCAattaaaagttatttttaagtggttttaaaatgtgaaatcttCTTGTTTCTGTTCCACATTAGGTTTTATGTTTTGGATGTACCTCTTTGCAGATGTCATTGAGCGCGTTGGTGATGTCTCCATACTCTAGCTCCATGTCCATGGTGTAGCTCAGGAGAGCCAGGCAGCCTCCGGGCCTCAGCACCCTGTCGGCTTCCAGGAGGAACTTCTGGCGGTCGAACCAGTGAGCCGCCGTCATGGCTGTCACAAGGTCCACCTCACCGGCAGCAAATGGGAGCTCTTCTGCAGGACACTGCCTGGGGTCGAGGCGGCCAGGACAATGTAGCAGGAAAAAGGGAGAATTTGGGGATTGGGGAGACTTTACAGAGTAAAAGAACAAATGCATGGCTGATTACAACCCCAGTTTTATCAAAGTCCCCTCCCACACCTTCCCTCCACCTCACCTGTATGATACATTTGGAGGGTTGCTATTGTTCAGCGCCATCTCCAGCTGGGCAGGGCTGACGTCTGTTCCAACAACCTTGCTGAAGTACGGAGCCAATAAGGTCGTCCCTTGGCCGGAACCACAGCCAACATCCACTGCAAGTGTGAATTGGTTTGGCGTCTAAAAGGAATTGAGTTACACTGTTTAAATGAATCTTAGATGGATTAATTATCCTGGGTGGGCCATAACATGCTCAATCAAATAAGCTGCAAATTACTATCAGTGGTGTGAAGtatttgaataaatgtacttcgGTTTTGAGCTCAAGAAGATGCAGCTTCATAGGTATGACGGCACACCGGATTGACCCAGACCGTACTGTTACTGTCTACAATGAAAGGGGTCTGCACAACAACAGTCAATGGATCAAATTTTCTGATGGGCTTCTGTGTTTCTGgagatgaaaacaacaaccCCAGTGCTGCAAAAGGTGCAACAGCAACCCATTGGAGGATGTGGATGGCAAGGAAACtcaagatgaggaggaggaggaagaagagaaggaggatcTTGAATTGTTGTGAGATGGTAGTTCCAAGGCGATCATGTTAGAAAATAAGTTTTCGTTATATTATATAAGTCATTCAAAAAAAATGGGGAAGGTGGGGGTAAATCAGTCCTGCAGACCAGGCCTTCCTTTGGGAATACATCAGGCTACAGCCCCCGTCACCAAAGTAATCAACACCTTGCAGGGAGGGACCAAAGTACACGTGGGCTTCCAACAAGTCAAGACATCTATGAAACTCAGCAAGCCCCTGAGTGATGCAGTTCTGGCTGGTGTGAGCAAGCACTCAAAGACCCTGagctgactgcagcagcataATTGCATGAACCACTTGAAATATGTCACTAATCTACAGCAAAGCACATTTATCAGTAATGAGTGTCACCTTTCGAACTGAAATCCTGACATCCCGGACGAGGACAAGTACACACAAACTATTATTGGACTAAATGTGTATGAAATTGTAAGTCTGGACTTCATGAAGGGAAACCAAGTGATTCAACATTTAAGTCATCCCATTCACAAGAAGCCCCCGAACTACTTGGTTGAAGATCAACACTCCTCTGTCACTGATTTTGAATGTGTAATTGAATCTTTTTTCTGGTAAGATGTCTCTTCTTTTGCTCAGGGATGGTTTTCAGGTCCTCTTTACACCTCTGATAACAGCCCCAAAAGCTTTTTGAACAAGTTGGTGTCCATCCACAGGGCGAGGTTCAGTATTTAGAGGCCATTGCTAAGGGCTGAAGGGTGCAgactgaaaaatacattttctcacCAATGCTTTATTTCCCACACATCCACATGCATTTTTGGCCTCTTTCCCTTTATTTGCCATTGCCTTTTGGGCTGGTTACATTGCAGATTATTCGGCAGAACTACGACTGTTTATAAAGCCTTCTATGGCTttatattcattattattaaaacTTGCACACTTACCTTTTTCTCCATGAATTTCATAATCCTGCTGACTAATTCATGCGGTGCCACTCTGTACTGCAGGTAAGCAGTTGCATGATCTCTACCCTCAAAGAGACGTACAGCCATGTTTCACAGCGCTCATGCACGTCAAAGTGCCCAACTGGCCGAATACTTTGACTCCACATTGTGAGTCCTTATTTAACCTCCTAGTTACACATTAACTGCCAAAACTAAAAGTgtcctgctctcctgctgccaAGAAAGCATGCCAAACTTAAGAATGTTATTGCTTGTAATAAATGTCCATCTTCAGTTTCTGATACATTGCACagtgtattcatttatttctataatttaacttaaaaaaaaaaaaaaaaagatatccTCAATGACTCAGCAACTTTCTGTCTGACTTCTTAAGACCCTGATCAAATTTTCATAACTCAATTCCAGGCAGAGAGGAGATTGGGCGGGGGGGTATAAAAGTGTGTGTTGCCCATAATCAGCTTTCTTTGTCTGATCCAGTTCACTTTGAGTAAAACTGTGGCATTGATGATAGCGCCTGTGCTCCGGCTCTCAAATAGTCGAACCAACTTAGCAAAACCAAAGCTGataatcatgtttatttttggtATTCATGTTGCCTGCAATTGCTGcctcatttctttttcaataGCAAACTTCACAAAGATTTATTCTCCTCAAAAACAGAATTCTCAGCAAGAAGGAGAAGTCTGTGCGATATTTTATCTGGCTTTTATTAAACAGGACTTTTTCCATCTATGTGTAAGTATTAAACATTAATTTTTCAGTATATTACAGAATATACCACTTATTGAGCTTGGACGTTAGTTACGGATCTGCCACTTATCAGGGGTCTGGGTCACGGTGGTAGCAGGCAAAGCAAGGTTTTCTATCTCCTTCTGGAGGAGTGCATGCTGGAGGTCGCGGTCTGATGGAGTAACCAGAAGCACGTCCTCTGCAAAGAGCTGAGAAACAGCACTCTCCTGCCCCTGGTTTGCCTTGAGATCCTGCCCCTGAATATCTCAAAAAGAGCTGGTGACAAGGGACAACCCTGGCAGAGCCCGACACCGACTGACTTCCTGCCAAGAATATGGACATGCTCTCATTCTGGTTATATAAGGACCATATGGCTTATAGCAGTGGCTCCAGTACCCCCAACAGGACTCCCTGAGGGAGACAACCCTGCCTACTGCTCCATGACCAGGATGAAATCTGCACCGCTTTGCTTGAATCTGAGGTTGGACAATTGGCCTCTcttcccagggaggctgagccGTGCGGTAACCCGAGAAGTGGGAAAACTGGAATCTAGACATCTCGAGGTGGATCTCATCAACACCTGACGCCTACGTCACGCCTCACAGACCTCAGCCGGGGATGTGGGTGACGCTTCTGTCAAGCGTTCAAAACTCTGCCTCCTCCACGTGATAACAACTGAACCGTCTctatgacaactgagcaaagcCCTTCAGCTGATGAAAGCCATGAAATCAGGCTGGAACATTTCCAGTAAGTGGGCATTTTGTTAAGATTTGTTATTCATTGCTGCTCTTACTGCACATTTTCCAGTCATCCTCACATTGCAGTTTGTTTAAACAGTGATTACCTCAAGTGCAGCGTTTATTTCTTTTGTGTGCTAATGTTCCTTTATCGTCCACAGTGCTTCTAAATGAGGTCAAATCCAATGCAAGAGATTAATCGGCGTGTTTCTCATTGCACCGCTCCACTGTTTGCTCATCACACACTGGAGGCACTGAGAAGGTTCAGCACCGTTGCTGTAACTCATGTACGCTGTCTCTTTCCCACTGTATCAGTATCACAGTGAGCGGGAGCACCCTCCCCTCCCTGTTGTGTGCTCCCTTATCTGTTTCTTCTCTATTACTTTCACTCATCCCCTCCGTCTTTCTCCTCCTTGTTCCAGTCCTTCTGCTCAGTCTCAAATGCTTCAGGTTGTATCTGTCCGTGTGTCTGtcacttctctttctttccctttctttcatGCCCTCTCTCTCCCAGACAGTTGACTGGTATGGCGACACCAGGCTGCATGTATTTTTAGCGCTGCCACAGATGGGGCCATGGCAGCATGTCAGAGACCAGAATGTTCTTTATCTCAGCTGTCAGGCTGTTCCCCGGGACCAAAATGGATCCCGTCCACT
This genomic window contains:
- the LOC139327906 gene encoding putative methyltransferase DDB_G0268948 codes for the protein MAVRLFEGRDHATAYLQYRVAPHELVSRIMKFMEKKTPNQFTLAVDVGCGSGQGTTLLAPYFSKVVGTDVSPAQLEMALNNSNPPNVSYRQCPAEELPFAAGEVDLVTAMTAAHWFDRQKFLLEADRVLRPGGCLALLSYTMDMELEYGDITNALNDICKEFYAALLPFRNPYIGSSSIKIYTDMLDSCSYPDKEWNECFRVKRAVPLTAYMGMVQTFSSYQKLQQKDPAEAERLSNDIRNKLLSAMKASSPDTEVTVVVKYFYWLACKP